One Candidatus Nitrososphaera evergladensis SR1 genomic window, CGAACAACGGCAGTTTTTCCTCGATGCCTTCCTCTCCTTCTATTACCGCACTTGACGCTAGAATAGTCTTTAACAGCCGCGGAAGCAAGACCATCGAAGTCGACGTCGTGACAGACAAGGAATTTTCAGGCCGCGCCTGCGCGCCGTCCGGCGCAAGCGTCGGCAAGCTGGAGGCCCAGAGCTTTCCAGACAACAAGCCGGAAAAAGCACTTGCCGCGTTTAACGCGAACAAGAAAAAGTTCATCGGCCTTGATGCCTCTGACACCAAGGCGGTTTTTGACGCGCTGCGGTCGATAGACAACACTGACAACTACTCCAAGATAGGAGGCTCTGTCGCGTACGCGCTTTCGATTGCAGCGGTTGACTCTGCCGCAAAGGCAAAGGGCGTCCCGCTTTTTCAGCTGCTGAACCCACAAAAGCCGTACAGGTTCCCGTTCCCGCTTGGAAACGTGCTTGGAGGAGGCGCGCACGCCGGCCCGGGCACGCCAGACATACAGGAGATACTCGCATGTCCTGTTGGCGCCAAGGGCATCATGGAGGCTTTGGAGATGAACTTTCGCTTCCACTCTGAAATGCGCAAGGTCATCGAGTCGATGGACAGCAGGTTCACGTACGGAAGGGGTGACGAGGGCGCGTGGGCTCCAAACGTCAACAACGACCAGGCGCTTGAAATCGCGGAAAAAACCATCGAAAGATGCGGCTACAGCCTTGGAAAGGACATGGCCCTTGGCATCGACTTTGCAAGTTCATCGTTCTGGGACGAGGAAAACAGCGTCTATGACTATGCAAGGCAGGGGATAAAGCGCGACACTGGCGAGCAGATCGAGTTTGCAGGCAGGCTCATCAAGGACTTCAAGCTTGCGTACGCAGAAGACGCCGTGCACGAAGCAGACTTTCAGAGCATGGCGGTCCTGACCAAAAAGTACCCAAGGACGCTTGTTACAGGCGACGACATGCTGGTGACAAACGCAAGCATGGTAAAAAAGGCAGTCGAGTTTGGAGCGTGCTCTGGCGCAATACTGAAGGTGAACCAGGCTGGCAGCCTTTACGACGCGCTCCAGTTTGCCAGAGAATGCACCAAAAACGGCATCGGCATAATCACTTCCCACAGGTCCGGCGAATCGGTCGACTCGCACATTGCGCACATTGCCGTGGCGACAGGCTCGAAGATGATAAAGACGGGCGTGCTTGGAGGCGAGCGCATCGCCAAACTTAACGAGCTTGTGCGCCTGTCAGAGTATGATTTAATTGCAGACATGCAAGATTTGTGATATACTGCAAGCGCAAGGATTCAACTGGCTAGCAAATGGTAAAGACTCATGTTGGATTAAGATATGATATTGATAGAATTATTGCAATGTGCCAACTATTCTGAATATGCCTTTGGTAACTAAAAAGGCGCGATAATCACTAGACCATATTTTAGGCATGACCGAATTATGTCTACGAGGTCTTAACAATCATAAGGGCAACAGCTCCTTAGAATAAGATCATGCAATCATCCAAGATGCGCAATTGGAGCCCACTGCTCCGAATCGGTGCCATACTTGCTTTTGCGGGAGTGGTTACATACGGGGTTTCATGGCCGATACATCCTGGAGTTCCAGATGCTAGCGATTGGGCCCGCAGCGCTCAAGCATATGCTGAAAGCGACAACTGGGTTACGATACACCTTGCCCAGTTGTCCGGGTTGCTCTTTTTGTTCCTAGGTTTAGCCATTTTAGCCGAGGCTCTGAGAAGAGAATACAGAGGAACTATCGTGGAAGCCCTAGCATTTCTTGCTCTCGTTACGACGATTTTAACTGCTTCCGTATTTGCAACTTTGCAAGCTGTTGATGGAATATCATTAAAGGCAATGGTTGACAGGTGGGCAAACGCTCCAGCAAATGAGAAGGCCGTAGCCTTTCGGGTATCCGAGTCAGTCCGTTATATTGAAATTGGACTTAACAGTCCTTTCCGGTTTCTCCAAGCCATATCCGCATTTCTGATTGGAGCTGCAATTGCACTCACATTCAATAAGGAAAATCCATACCCTAAAGCAAGAATCCTTGGCGGGGTGGCAATCGCCATTGGCATTGGAATGGCACTGAGAGGATATGCCATATCTTATACGGGATTTTCAGAACAAAACCCGCTCTATTCTCAAACCCATTTGTTTATTCTCATCTTGCTTTTGTGGATGGTCGCTATTGGAATCGCAATGTGGAAGAGAAGGTCTCCAGCACTGCTCGCACCTGTTGAAAGATAGTAAAAGGTGTTGCTAGCTTCTTTATCTGAATGCCGCCCTAGTATCGACAGCAACGCCAGCAATCCGACATGGCTGCAAAACCCACTTTGCCGCCCTATCTCGACAGAACTCATTTTCAATATGCATAGATGAAGCTACTTACCTCCTTACACCATCCGCTTTTTTTAAAATAGACGGCAAGCGAATGATTTTTTGATAGTCTGGCTGGTTGCCTCCGTGGAATGATTTAATAAAAGGTATGGCCGAACTGACCTCTACGACATGAGCAACAATCCCGAAGATGACTCCTCTCCAAAAGACGAGATAAGGGCAGAGGATGAGACTACTACTGGTACTGATGATAATAGTAGTACTACTACTCCTGTAGAAAGCCCCGAAGGCCAGGATTCCATTGACACTGACAATTTAGAAAAGATGATACTTTCAACAGGCATAAGGGTAGGAACGCCGGTCAAGACGAAATACATGTCGCCTTTTATCGTGCGCGCAAACCCGGAGGGCCTGTACATACTGGACATCAGCAAGACTCTGGCAAGGATTGACGTCGCAGCGAAGTTCATCGGCAGGTCGGACATTTCAAAGGTGGCAGTCACCTCTGCACGCGAGTACGGCAAGACGCCGGTGGAGAAGTTCTGCGAGCTGACAGGCGCAACCCCGATACTGGGCCGGTTCATGCCGGGCACGTTTACCAACCCGTCGCTTCCTGACTATATGGAGCCGGAAATCGTTGTCGTGACAGACCCGCAGGCCGACCAGCAGGCAGTCATCGAGGCGACAAGGGCAGGCAAGCCGGTTATCGCCGTGTCAAACAGCGACAACGTCACGTCCAAGGTCGACCTGGTCATCCCCGCAAACAACAGGGGCAGAAAGGCGCTTGCAACCGTGTACTGGCTCCTTGCAAGAGAAGTCATGAAGAAGCAGGGCAAGATCAAGTCAGACAGCGAGATGAAGGTATCAATCGACGACTTTGAGACAAAGCTGGTCGAGGAAATATCATGATTCTAAGCTAAAAGCCGTGTAGGGTTTTTTCCTACATATATCCTTGTTTTGCGTATTTTAATCAAAATTCCAAGATTCGCTACAAATAGCGAACGCCGTGGTTATGGTTCTGCTCAAGCCTCGATTCAGGAATGCAGGGGTCCCACATGTACGGGCAGACAAGGGAGACAGGCAAGCCGACCGTCGAAACAAGGTCTTCCCACGCGTCTTCAAGCGCCATACAGTTCAAGTAATTTTCATGGGCAAGCAGGTGGCTGGGACAGAGGCCAAGCACGTTCAGCCCGGACTTTTTTTCTCTGGCAGCCGCTTTGCATACAGAACGCAGTGTCGACTCCATCGAAGTTCTCATCTGGGTTTTGCCCACATCCAGCTTGGTGCAATCAAGCATGACCAGGTTTTGTTGTGATTGTTGTTGCTGCTGTTGTTGTTGCGACAGTGATGATGATGCTTCCGCCAGGCTGGCATTTGCCATCAGGGCCTTGGCGTGCTCTTGTAGTTCTTCCGGGCACACAAGGACGTTTAGCCGGTTTTTCTTGGCCCCTGCTGCGCAAAACGAGGAAAGAATCTTGGAAAAGTCATTTTCCGATCTGTACACCAGTGCCACGTGCTGGTGATTTTCAAGGCCGGACAGCACGTTTGCACCGTCGTAACGCCTTCGCACCTCATTGACCACGTGAAGGAAATTTGAGAGCTGGTCTGCGTCTCTGATTCTTGGAAAATCGTGCATCAGCCTTGCCGAAACTTTGTCCAGGATAAAAGGCGCCGCCGGCGGCAGCATCTCGTTCAGGGCCTGCGCGAATTTTACGGCGGTGGAACGTTCTAAGATATTGTCAAGCCTTACGCCGCACGAACAATCCAGCTTGTTACGGAGAACTCTCCAGACCTCCGCCCCGAGAAAATCAGTCAACGAATCTTCGATGGCATCCGCAGCCTTTCTAGTCAGCAATGGCTAACCGACTCCAAGTCATTATTATGATATAGAGGATATACTTAACCATTCGTCGAACAACCAGTCTGCCGCAGGAGTTCTTGCATCAACCATCTGGCGTTTTCACTCCACAACGTGCAGGGAATCTGAATCAGACCACCATCCAGCTGGCATTTCAACGCAGGCAGTCCAAAACACACGTGCGCGCATGTAGCGGAGCGCATTTTAACGTCTAAATACGGGAAGTCGTTTTCTATTCTCGGTCATAGAGGGGTAGCAACAACAGCATGAGAAGGTATTCGAATTATCATTATTGTCATTACAGAGCGCCATTTTCGATAACAGCTTTTTCGTTGCCACATAATAATATGGATAATAAAAATAGCAGAGAGGAAAAATGACATCTTGACCAAGCCGACAAACAGACCGCCTGCCGTTGCCGGCATGTTTTACCCTTCAAGCGAGCACGAGCTCAGGCTGACCATCGACCAGTCTTTTCGCAACACCAAGTTCGGGCCGGGAATGCCTCCGCCTGCACTGACAGAAGAGCGCAGGATATACGGCATCGTGTCCCCGCACGCCGGCTATGCGTACTCGGGCGCAGTGGCGGCAAACGGCTTTTACGCGATTTCTGCAAGCGACTTTGACAACGTCGTGATGGTCGGCCCAAACCACTATGGCATTGGCTCCGGCGTGGCGACGATGAGGAGCGGGACGTGGGAGACCCCCCTCGGCCAGGTGCAGGTAAACAGCGAATGGGCGCAAGAGATCGCAAAAAAGTCCGGGATCGTCGACTTTGACGACTTTGCGCACAGCCGCGACCACTGCCTTGAGGTGCAGCTGCCTTTTCTGCAATCGATAAAGAGCAAGTTCACTATTGTGCCGGTGATCCTGATAATGCAGGACATCGACACCGCGTTTGACGTCGGAAAGGCAATAGCCGACACGGTTGCCGAGAACCCAAAGACAAAGACGATGCTGGTTGCGTCGTCCGACCTGACGCACTATGAGCCAAACATAATGGCGCACGAAAAAGACAACGAACTGATAAAGGCGATGCTCACGCTTGACGTCACGAAATTCTACGCGGTGCTAGAGAGGATGGACGTTTCTGCGTGCGGGTATGGCGCCATCGCATCGATAATGGTTGCCGCAAAGAACCTGGGCGCCACCCGGGGCGAGCTGTTGAAATATGCGACCAGCGGAGACGTGACGGGGGACACGGACGCGGTGGTCGGCTATTCATCGGTGATATTTGTATGACTGCAACAACTGTCACGGTAGCAAAGGCAAGAGCGGCGGCTCCGGCAAAGATAATCCTGTTTGGCGAGCATTTCGTCGTGTACGGCAACCCGGCGATACTTGCATCCATCAACCGCAGGATAACCGTCACTGCGAAGAAATCCAAGGACGGCAAGGTCAAGATAAAATCGGACATCGCATCAGGCGAGTTTGACGGCTCGACGTTCCGGCTCATAGAGGGCGCAAACGCACGCGCAACGCTTGAGCCGCTGTATTACGCGGCAAAGCAGGCCCTTGACGACAGGAAGCAGCAAAACAACAACAAGTCGGGCCTTGAGATAGAGATCAAGTCGGACATTCCCTACGGCGTGGGCCTTGGCTCTTCCGCCGCGGCGCTTGTAGCCACAATTGCTGCAGTCGAGTCGCTTGCTGGCAAGGCCGACAAAAAGAAGGTCTGCGAAAGCGCTATCGAGGCCGAAAAGATAATCCACAAAAACTCGTCAGGGGCAGACTGCTTTGTCAGCACCTTTGGTGGCATGATGCACTACAGCAAGGGCGGAGGTTTCAAAAAAATCGAGGCCAAGACCAAGATCTTTTTGGTCATCGGGGACACGGGGATAAAGCACAACACGGGCGACCTTGTTTCCAGCGTGCGCAAGCTTAAAGAGGCAAACCAGATGGCGTTTTCCGGCCTTATGTCGCAGGCAAGAGACATCTGCAACCAGGCCCTTGCCGCACTCAACAACGGCAACATAGAGTACCTCGGTATGCTGATGAACGAAAACCAGCTTTTGCTGGAGCGCCTCGGGGTCTCCCACGAAAAGGCAGACGACCTGATAGACGTGGCTAGGCGCGCAGGCGCACTTGGAGCCAAGATAACGGGCGCAGGGGGCGGAGGCGCAATAATAGCGCTGGCCGCTTCAAAGGAAGACAGCGAGAGGATCGCATCGGCGATAAAGGAAGCCGGCCAGAGCGCCTTTGAGGTCGAGATAGACACCAAGGGCCTGGTTCTAGGCTAGCTGACTGCTAGGCGTTTTTCAGGGGCGCTATCAGGTGCATCGGTTTTACAAGGTCCGCAATGTCTACCCAGCAGCGGGCTATTCTGTCCATCGAGTAGGTCAAGTTTAGTACAGCGACTGTCGACTCGGAACCCTTGCTGTCCGCATTGGCCGACGCCTCTTCTTTGATCGAGTTTATTATCTCGTTGAACCTGCCATAAGTGCTGACCACTTCAACAGACTCGGCGCGGTTCTTGCCGGCAAACGCCGCCACTGCCTTTTCCTGCATCTTTTCTACAAGCTCGCCGGCCTGCACAAACCTGTCCACGAGGTCCAACTTTGTAAAATCCTGCATCGACGCGAGGTCGACTATAAAGTCGCCGGCGCTTTCAAGCAGGTTTGCCGCTATCCTGTAGTCGAGGATGTCTATGTTGCTCAGGTTGAGTTTGCCGGCAAGCTGCTGGTCCATCATGGCGCTCCTTATGAGGCGCACCAGTAGAAAATACTGCCGGTCGACCTCGTCGTCGCGCCCGCCTATCGAGCGCTTGGCGATGTTCTCCCTTTCTTTTATCGCTTCAAGCATCTCGCGGAACATGCCGGCGACAAGCGAGTTCATCCGGCGCAGGATCTTTTCAGCGTCAAGCGTGTTTGGGTCGAGCAAGAACTGCGACGAAATTGTCTGCCGGTCCTCCTCCACTATCTCAAGGCCCACCAGCTTTCTCATCGCCCGCTTGAACCGCTCGGCATCATCGTACGTTATCGAGCCTGCTGCCTTTACCCGTATCATGTCATAGCCAAGAAGGTATGCGCCATACACCTGGTTGACAAGCGAGTCCATCGAAGCCGGCGAGTACTGGATTGTCACCTCTTTGGTGCTCTCGGCTTCCTCGCTGGACGGAAATATGGAAATCGTGTTGTCCCTGTTGACCTCGACCGGGACGATGCTGCCTTTTTTCAGGTTGTTGTCCTTGACCCACTGGCTTGGAAGAGAAATCAGGATGCTGCTTCCTATCTGCTGGAGGCGCCTTGCGTATCTCACCATAAATAGTATAAACCCATTTAAACTAATTAAACATTATTTTTATATCCACTGACTTTTATAAACGAGTGTATGGCATCTACAGTGGTTACAGCGCCGGTAGCTGTAGCCAAGGCGTTCTCCCCGGGCCACGTCACAGGTTTTTTCGAGATACCCAAGCTGCCGAGTTCGGGCCCTCAGTACAGAGGATCGAGGGGCGCAGGATTTTCCATCGACAGGGGCATTTCCACGACCGTCTACGTCTTTGATGGCAAGACGGGATCAAAGGTTTTGATAAACGGCAGGACCGCCAAGCCAAAGGATGCAGAGGTGTCACAGTGGGTCATCGACAGGTATGCCAAGAGTGCGGAAAAGCCCTTCTTTGTAAGGGTAGAGCACGAGATAGACATTCCCGTAGGCTTTGGGCTTGGGTCAAGCGGCGCGGCGGCGCTGAGCCTCAGCTACGCGCTCAATGCGGCTCTTGGCTCAAAACAGAGCATGCAGCAAGCGGCGCAGCTGGCTCATGAGGCAGAAATTGCGTGCAAGACAGGCCTTGGAACCGTGATTGCCGAGTACGCGGGAGGCTTTGAGATGCGCACGGGCGCAGGCGCGCCAGGCATAGGTACGGTTGAGAAAATCTCACTTGAAGATAACTACAAGGCAGTGATACTCTGCATATCGCCGATCTCGACCAAGGCGTTTCTTGCAAACCGCATGGACATGATAAACGGCCTTGGGGGCAGGATGCTTGACAAACTGGCAGAGACAAAAAGCATAGACGACTTTATGAAGATGTCATACCAGTTTGCAGACACGCTGGGGCTTACGGAAGGCAAGTGCAGGGCGCCGGTGCGCGCACTAAGAGCGGCGGGAATTGAGTGCAGCGTCGCTTTATTTGGCGAGACCGTGTTTACCATCGTGCCAGAGGCTTGCACAAATGAAGCAGCAGACGTTTTGCAAAAATTTGAGGGCACGCTGCTTGTCTGCGACATTGACGGCAGGGGCGCAAGGGTCCTCTGAGAGACATGACAATAACAACGATACCAGCGGACCACCCGCGCGCCAAGTCGCTGCATACGAGGGAGATGCTGGTTGACGGGTTCAAGCGCAACCTGGTAGTAGCAGAGGGCCTCATTGCGCATGGCAGGGGCGAGGCCTTTGACTATTTGATTGGCGAGCGCACAAGCGCGGCTGCAAAAAAGGCAATACGCGCGGCGGCTGCAGCGCTCCTTCTCTCAAACAAAAAGGCGGTGCTTTCAGTCAACGGCAATGCTGCCGCCCTGTGCCCAAAAGAAATAGTGGAACTTTCCAAAATCACGGGCGCCGCAATCGAGGTCAACCTGTTCTACCGCACGGAAGAAAGGGAATACGCCATCAAGGCCGAGCTAGAGAAGCACGGCGCAAGAAACGTGCTTGGAGTAGGCCCGCGCGCATCTGCCAAGATACCCGAGCTTTCAAGTGAGCGCAGGCGCGTCGACCCGGACGGGATATTTTCGGCAGACACGGTTTTCGTGCCGCTTGAAGACGGCGACAGGACGGAGGCGCTTGCCAGGATGGGCAAGACCGTGATTACGGTTGATTTGAATCCGCTTTCAAGGACGGCCAAGGCCGCGCACGTGACCATGGTGGACAACCTGGTAAGGGCGATGCCGGCGCTCGTGCAAGAGGCGCAGGCGCTGAAAGGCAAGGACGCAAAGTCGCTTGAAAGAATGGTCCGCGCCTTTGACAACAAAAAGAACCTCGCCCAGTCGCTCAAAAAGATAAGGGGAGGAGCCTTGTGACGCAGGAGGCAGCGACCTCTTCAGCGCCAAAAAAGAACAAGAAGGTAAGCGTCAGCGACCTCGCCCTTTTGAAAAGTGAAGGAAAGGAAAAGATCTCTGTCCTCACTGCGTACGACTATTCCACCGCGCTCATATGCGACAGGGCCGGCGTCGACGTTTTGCTGGTAGGCGACAGCGCAGGGATGGTGGTCCTTGGGCACCCAAGCACGGTGCCTGTTAACATGCAAGAGATGCTGATGTTCTGCGGCGCAGTGTCAAGGGGCGCCAAGAGGGCAATGATAATAGGAGACATGCCTTTTGGCTCGTACCAGCCAAGCACCAGCATGGCCATTGAAAACGCCGTCCAGTTCATCAAGGGAGGCTGCGACGCAGTGAAACTGGAAGGCGGCGCGGAGATCGCTGACAAGGTAAAGGCCATCGTGGACGCCGGCGTGCCTGTGATGGGCCACATTGGGCTCAAGCCGCAGACATCGTCGCTGTGGGAGGGTTACCGCCTGCAGGGCAGGACTGCCGAGTCAGCGCAGCGGCTGGTGCAGGATGCGCAGGCGCTTGAAAAAGCAGGCGTTTTCTCGATAGTTCTGGAGATGGTTGCAAGCGAGGTTGCAGAGGTCATCACCAGAAAAGTGTCGGTGCCTACAATCGGCATAGGCTCCGGCCCGGAGTGCGACGGCCAGGTACTTGTGTTGCACGACCTGCTTGGGATATACGAAGACATCAAGCCAAAATTTGTCAAGAGGTACGCCGAGCTTGCCAAGCCGATCCTTGATGCAGTTTCAAGTTATACCCGGGACGTCAAGGCAGGCAAGTTCCCGGACGAGCAAAACACGTTTCACATGAACCCGGAAGAGCTTGAAAAGTTTCAGGGGAAGGGCAAAAAGAAATGAAACAGCGGCAACGGCGTGGCGTACACCCGTCAAAGGACATCACGGGCTCTGACGGAAACGAGCTAGCAGGCAAGAAAATAGTCCTGTGCGTAACGGGAAGCGTGGCCGCGTACCGCGCAATCGACCTTGCGCGCCTTTTGATGCGCCACGGAGCTGACGTGCACGCAGTCATGAGCGAGGCCACTGCGTCGACGCTTTTGCACCCCGAGATGATGAAGTGGGCCACGGGAAACGAGGTCGTTTCAAAACTCACGGGAAACCTGGAGCACATTGCGCTTGCAGACTATGGCATGTCAGACCTTGTGATAGTGTACCCGTGCACTGCAAACACGATCGGCAAGATGGTAGCAGGAATCGACGACACGCCGGTGACATCCGTCCTGAGCGTCGCGCTGGGCTCCAAGATCCCAATAATTGTGGCGCCGGCTATGCACGAGGCCATGTACGAAAACAGGTTCATCCAGCAGAACGTGGAAAAGCTGCATGAACACGAGGGCACACGGTTTATCGGCCCGAAAATAGAAGAGGGCAAGGCCAAGGCTGCAGAGCCGGAGCAGGTTCTTGCGTCTGCGATAGACGCGCTTGCCGGCAATGGGCCGCTTGCGGGCAGGCGCGTGCTTGTCACGGCTGGAAGCACCATCGAGTACATCGACCCCATCCGCGTCATCACCAATACCAGTTCTGGCAAGATGGGCATTGCAATAGCCAAAGAAGCAGAGAGGATGGGTGCGGAGGTGACGCTTGTCTATGGCCGTGGCACGGAAAAAGAGCCTGAGGGCAATAATCATTATCATGTTGTAAGGGTAGACACAAGCGCGCAGATGCATGATGCAGTCATTGGAGAATTAAAGAAAGAAGAAAAGTGCGACATTGCGATAATGGCAGCCGCAGTGGCTGACTATGCTCCCGCCTCTGCATCTGCAAAAAAAATAGACACAAGAAACGGCAGGCTGGACCTTTCGCTTGTAGCCACAAAGAAAATAGTCGACGATGTCAAGAAGGCAAGCAAGGGCACTTTTCTTGTCGCGTTCAAGGCAGACTATGGCGTTTCAGACGCGCTGCTTGTAGACAAGGCATACAAAAAGCTGCAAAAGTGCGGGGCGGACCTTGTCGTTGCAAACGACATTGGCCGCGACGGCTCAAAAGCAGGCTCTGACAGGAACGAAGTGTTTATCGTAGACGCAAGGAAAAAGGTCGTGCACGTGCCCCTTGGCGGCAAGTCAGAGGTGGCAAGAAAACTGCTAGAGCTTGTCTCTGAATCTATGAGCAAGGATAGCAAGACCCGCAAGTGAGCCTGCAAGGGCCAGGGTCGCAGCAGGAAATTCAGGCACTACCTGCACCGCGCCTGTGGCAAACTCGACTGATTCGGAGTTGCAGCTGGCTGTGAAATTGTTTCCCACGTCATGGTTTGACTGTATCGTAAAGCCGGCGCTCTTTCCCGGCGCAATCGTGCCCGGCTTTGAATAATCAAACACGGAATCCACAGCAGACCCTTGCGCGTCATATACTACGCAGGCTATTTTGACCTGCGTGGCGTTTCGCTCGATGCTGTTGTTGTAGACGGTTCCTGATATCACGCCATTGCCCGGCTCTGGCTCTACTACCAGCTGCAGCGCGTGCTGTTTTGCAGGCGCATTATCGTACGCGGTCACCCTGACGGAATACTCTTTGTTGCGCAGGTCGCCGTTACCGCCAAGCAGGAGGCTAAAGCCAGAGGTCATGTTGGGCATCAGCGTCCCCATCGTGGTGTAGACGCGCTCCTCTTGAAAGAGAGAGTCGCCCTGAAAAAAGTTGATGTCGACTGCCACGCGTTCAAGCGGCGCGCTGCCGGTATTCTGCACTTCGCCTATCAGGTTGGCATCGCCCTGATAGTCCACGTACGTGCCTGCAGACAGTACTGCCACGTCTCTTTCGGTGACGTACAGCCTTGTCGTGGCTTTTTCCTCGCCGTTGACGTAGAGGCGTGCG contains:
- a CDS encoding FxLYD domain-containing protein, whose translation is MAIKAAFVAALVAGAMIMIAVSPPPLLLSASAQSLEDRLYFYPQVPTEKSPVTAKVSLTTPTPCYKVEMQDFEKSGNVISINVKVTPPAQDTVCAQVLKSHLLEQDIGTLKAGAYTARLYVNGEEKATTRLYVTERDVAVLSAGTYVDYQGDANLIGEVQNTGSAPLERVAVDINFFQGDSLFQEERVYTTMGTLMPNMTSGFSLLLGGNGDLRNKEYSVRVTAYDNAPAKQHALQLVVEPEPGNGVISGTVYNNSIERNATQVKIACVVYDAQGSAVDSVFDYSKPGTIAPGKSAGFTIQSNHDVGNNFTASCNSESVEFATGAVQVVPEFPAATLALAGSLAGLAILAHRFRDKL